The DNA region TCTCTCTTAGTTTTGCCAATGAAGGCGTGCAGTCTGGcaccagttttttttattttttgctctaATTTGTAATGTTGGAGTAAAAGTTCCCATAGACTTCATGTCTGCTTGAAGTCTTCTTTTCAGTTTACTCAGACTCTTCCTGTTGAAGCAGGCCAGCCCTCTCCCACACTGCTGGATCAATTGGAAAAGACAGGATGGAAGGATACTCTTTCTGCATGACTTCAGGTCACTGTGGATTATTATTTAAGAGACAGGTCTTTCTCGTATACGTGCGGACCTGAGCGTTATCTCTCTGGGAGTGAAAAAGATAGCAGGAGTTACAAATCAAACTGGTCGCTTATATGTCtgcattttaacattaaaaattgtttaaGTTTTCTTTTATCATCTTCAACCATTCTGGAGTCAAATTATTCATGAAAAGAAGAAAAGAAGACTCATTTCTAGAAACTCATGAAGGTGTCAGTAAGAGAACACATTACAACCACTAGTATTTCAATATAATCCTTCATCACTGGAACCAGCGCATTTTCCCAAACAGCCTCTCATATGTTCCTATTTGCATGTGTAATGTACTCAGTTTTTATCATAATTCGCATTTTTAAGAGGAGCCAGAAGTCTGCAGAAATGTTTGGTTTCCATTTTGTTTGCTTTCCTATTTTTCTCAAAACTTCCTGCCTGGCATCCTCCGGACTGGAGGTTATTAAAGCTAATGGTTCTGGTTGTAGACCCTAAAGTTCAGTACATACTCAAAGTTATACTCGAagttatagatagatagatagacagacgttAGTAGATAGACACAAACAGATAAACAGACAAgtacaaacagatagatagatagatagatagatagatagatagatagatagatagatagatagatagatagatagatagatgatagatagatagacagatagatagataatagacCCATAAACAGATAAAGAGACAAGGACAGACaggtggatggacagacagacgtatagatagatagatagatagatagatagatagatagatagatagatagatagatagatagatagacccaTAAACAGATAAAGAGACAAGGACAGACAGacgtatagatagatagatagatagatagatagatagatagatagatagatagatagatagatagatagatagatagatagatagatagatagatagatagatagatagatagatagatagatagatagatagatagatagatagatagatggatggatggatagataaacagACAAGGACAGAAGAACtgacggatagatagacagacagacagacgttaGTAGATAGACAGTAGATAGACACAAACAAATATACAGACaaggacaaacagatagatagatagatagatagatagatagatagatagatagatagatagatagatagatagatagatagatagatagacccaTAAACAGATAAAGAGACAAGGACAGACAGGTGGATGGACAGacgtatagatagatagatagatagatagatagatagatagatagatagatagatagatagatagatagatagatagatagatagatagatagatgatggatggatggatggatggatggatggatggatagataaacagACAAGGACAGAAGaactgacagatagatagatagacagacagacagacagacagacagacagacgttaGTAGATAGACAGTAGATagacacaaacaaataaacagacaaggacaaacagatagatagatagatagatagatagatagatagatagatagatagatagatagatagatagatagatagatagatagatagatagatagatagatagatagatagatagatagatagatagatagatagatagatagataatagacCCATAAACAGATAAAGAGACAAGGACAGACaggtggatggacagacagacgtatagatagacagacagatggatagatagctaaatagacagacagacagaaggttagatagatagatggtagacagacaaacagacaggcacattattttgttgttttaactTTTACAGTTATTCCAAAAGAGTTCATACTCCGAAACATAATTTCTAGTGGATAATTTCTCAACTTTATGCTGCCATATCTCAGTGTTTTCCAGGGCACTCTGACCTGTCGGCAATTTAAGCAATGGCCTGAAGCACTGACATCATGGTCTCATCAAAATAATCTGAACAGACTGAAGagtcattaaaatattagacACAGATGGATGTCAACACTTACCACAATAATGGTGACACGTTAAAATGAGCACTGAAAAATGACCACTTAATCAAAAACTGAGATgacaataaatataatacaatagaACAGTAAACAGTAATCAGCATGCTGGGAACTCAAGTAGGCATTGCTTATTACAGTTTGCTTTGTTCGTTAACTTTTGTGATTTACTTGTGATCTAACTAATgtaataaaaatttattttaatccCCCCCCCTCTCTCTTTGCATTTATTATTTTGAGTGGCCTGACATAAAAACTCCAATAGCATTTGGTGTTGCTAATGCTGTCAAAATTACACACGGCACCTTTAAGCATTGATCTTGTTTACAGAAGTTCCTGGAGGTGACATTAGGGAGGTTCTCTCAACATTCCTACTTAGTATTTATGACCCGTATAGAACCGTCAGGAGTTACTTTACTTTCACACAGTCCATCTGGTTACACACACAAGGACAAAGAGGTGCTACGTGAGGTCCCTCACATAGCTGAGTTGATGTGCCAAGTTTTTGAGAACCTTGCTCTTCTGTTCAAGACCAAAGGAGCATGGAGATGCCAAGTGCCTGCCTTCTCATGTCTGAAAGTCCTGCAGTGTAGAAACCTCCTGTGAATAGACCTACCTTTATCCTGGACTGTCACACTTTcagcctacctagacagcatttaaGGCAACATAAGCATAATCCAAAGTCAGCAGCAAAAATCGTATGCCTAGTAAGCATATTTAAGACTGTATGCAGCCTACGCAGACAATCCTAATCCACCGTGACAAGCAGAGTGACAAGAACAAATGGTTTCATCCCATGTTTTGTTTGGTTATTTGAAAAAGTTGTTGTTAGCTAATGCTAATGCTAATGTTAATGGCAAAATCTCTGTGAAGTCTCTTGTGTTGTTCTTGTAATTCATTGACGATTTGACAGAGTAACATTTGAGAAAAAGTAACTTGaactattaaaaaatgtttcaggTAGTTATCTGAGTAAAAACACTTAGGGTTTCTGTTTGGAAAGCCAGCTTGTTAGGATTCTCTGGGGCTGTTCACAATGCCTGATTTTCTGTTGTATTGTATGTAAATATGCGCTAAATGGATGTGTTTGACCGCTGCATTTGTCTCATGTCTTTTGTAGCATCTTTAGTGTTCTAAAACAAGCACTCAAGTTAAAAGAAGCTCATTTTTTataatacagtcgtggccaaaagttttgagaatgacacaaatattagttttcacaaagtttgctgttaaactgcttttagatctttgtttcagttgtttctgtgatgaacTGAAATagaattacaagcacttcatacatttcaaaggcttttatcgacaattacatgacatttatgcaaagagtcagtatttgcagtgttggcccttctttttcaggacctctgcaattcgactgggcatgctctcaatcaacttctgggccaaatcctgactgatagcaacccattctttcataatcacttcttggagtttgtcagaattagtgggtttttgtttgtccacccgcctcttgaggattgaccacaagttctcaatgggattaagatctggggagtttccaggccatggacccaaaatttcaaggttttggtccccgagccacttagttatcattattgccttatggcacggtgctccatcatgctggaaaatgcattgttcttcaccaaactgctgttggattgttggaagaagttgctgttggagggtgttttggtaccattctttattcatggctgtgtttttgggcaaaattgtgagtgagcccactcccttggatgagaagcaaccccacacatgaatggtctcaggatgctttactgttggcatgacacaggactgatggtggcgctcaccttttcttctccggacaagcctttttccagatgccccaaacaatcggaaagaggcttcatcagagaatatgactttgccccagtcctcagcagtccattcgccatactttttgcagaagatcaatctgtccctgatgtttttttttggagagaagtggcttctttgctgcccttcttgacaccaggccatcttccaaaagtcttggcctcactgtgcgtgtagatgcgctcacacctgcctgctgccattcctgagcaagctctgcactggtggcactccgatcccgcagctgaatcctctttaggagatgatcctggcacttgctggactttcttggacgccctgaagccttcttaacaatgcagtggaaagtttttttcaagattaagttaattttcatggcaaagaaggactatgcaattcatctgatcactcttcctaacattctggagtatatgcaaattgctattataaaaacttaagcagcaacttttctaatttccaatatttatgtaattctcaaaactttaggccacgactgtacatctcttcagaccgtgtgtgtgtgtgtgtgtgtgtgtgtgtgtgtgtgtgtgtgtgtgtgtgtgtgtgttttaattccACTGCCCTGCGTCTTGCCTTTTTAATATCAAAGAAATGTGTTCTGTATGAATGGCCCTTTAACCTTTTTTAAGTTTTTCAACAGGGAGCaagaagttaaaagtttttgCACTGCCAGTTGTGTTTTATAGCATGGGGTTAATGGAAGTACTTTCTCTTTACTAAAAATGTCTCAGTAAATTCCCTCTTTTCAGAATGAAACGCAATGACCACTTTGACCCAGCATTTCCGTTCCACTTTCACAAACTAGTCTTGCTATGTTTGCTAGTTTTGATTAGACCTTTATATTCTtaattgtaaaattgtaaaatattgtttgTGTATACAGCATAAATGGTGTATTTAGGAAAATATTTGGTAATTTTCCAGCAATTCACCAGGTTTATTGTGTGAAATGGACTATAAAGATAGAGAATGAAAATGGAGAAGAGCCCAGATCCTTTTTATTACCTAATCATGACCCTAGTTTTTCTCATTTATATAGGCTATAATTTATTGACTACAAAGAGCCTGTAGCATTATCTGTAGTATAGTGTAAtgcaatataacataatatacgGCAGAGCAAAGTTTCTGAGAtttatttgattcatttaatTCACAAACATCGTTTTATACTTCCTCAGGACAGGAAGGTTGGTGGATGTACAGTATCTAACTCCCATCCAAAAGTATCGAATGCAGTTTCCTTCAAGGCAGTGACTTAAAACCACACTGATTCTTACATTTTTCTGGTTGATAGAAAAAAAACTCATGGTCAGCTCAGCAAAATAACCACAGAGGGAGATGGACAATGGGAAAATAGCTCAATCTTAATACTACAGGAAGCAGATTTTGGACTTGAACAGACGCACACAAATGGGAATATGATAGGGCTCAGCTTCTTGTCTTGCCACACATGAAAGAGAGACTTTCACAGAGTAAATGTCCTGTAAAAACACATAAGAGGAAACATGCATTATTGTTTCTTGCCACCAGTGAGTGCTGTTGTTTAAAAGCTCTGTCATTTAAATCTGTGATGATACTTGGTTGTTGAAGAAGTGATATATGATCCTTCTTGATGGGACTGGGGGAAGACAAAAAGGTTGGGAAGCACTGCTTAGTGAGTATATTAAGTTGTCTTGCCTGCAAATTAAACTGTTTTGGGCAGTTTGATAAAAAGTGTAATGTTGTATCACTAACTTGTTAAAAAATAGGCCTAATTTGCCTATATAATGTTCTTAAAGAAGAAGAACACCACCCTTCTGTTGCTAATTGTGCTGCTGCATCTTCACCCTCTTCTAATTTATTAATACTTTTCTTTTGactttctattattattattattattaatattatgattattaggggttcaagcatgtaGAGCTTCTCgagtgtcttatgtcgttggaatccttggctcacatgGGACAAAATGCACTCCTCAGATTCGATCGTGAGCTTGGCAAAATCttttgggtattttggatttcttgcaaaacctacttttgctaactagtccaaggtttttcacccgattggaaccaaaccagtgcagaaagattctctagaGAACGAAtctcaataattattaaaaaagtaaaactttCGACTTGCCaccgcaaagggatgccaaaacatttgaaaaccggggccacttttagtaaaatgcttataattcctgaatggaatgagataccTTCGCCAGAACAGaattatgtaagagctcaatttAAGGTCGCAGGACAAAAATTGCGGAGATTGGCCACTTGGTagtgctataagagggaaaaacaaAAAATGGCTATACCGACCAAAACCATTTGTCCTATTAACATGAATCgctgtgcatggtcttggtccaaagtgccaaaGTGTCTAAAAGGACATTTgggtatctcaaaaaaacatgtccGCCATTGgcagatgaagtttgagcacctgttagacatgGTTGACAGAGGCTGATCGGAACAAAACTCTGTGGGCCTATTTGACTCacagccccaaaggtctgtgagaaaatTTAAAAGAAACCGGCCACAATATTGCTTTTTTCAAGGGCCTAAATTATTGTACATTGCACAGATTTTGGCACATGCAtgcgatattcatatcatatgacagaacttcTCATTCTGcatctagaaccactgctgtcaatcaagtcatagtgattgagaagatgttaaaaaaaactacttttgcaagctaggtttggaaaaaaaacactgctgtaCAATTCTCTGGATTCCCTAAgccaataattattaaaaaaaatgttgaaatctaccctttgggaagctataacagggtcgtttagaaaatcctataaagcctaaaggaaaactcaaaacttcacaaaacctgttgAGCACATGCGACATGTCTTTGCAAAAatgcttgctacataatgtcttttttaatGTCTTTGTGCTTTAATTCCCTTAAAGCGCTTGTACTCCGGTAATCACTGcatgcttgcagctatattaattattaattttttttatttaatctttctCTTGTAGAGATTATATTATAATCTGTCGCTTTTTACTCTCTTTTTTTTGCAGAGTTCTTCTTCAGTAAACGTAAACAGCACTGCAAAAGGTAAGAGAATTGCCATATGGCAAAACATATCAAATACAGTCTTGCATACATCAGTTATGTTTGCTAACTTTAGAGCAACAAGACTTAACAAACATGAAAAGTAGgctgaataagatttttttttcttcacatatTTGTGGTGGTTATGAGGATCAGATGCACATGAGAAATTGATATTTTACAgcaggaaatgtacaaaaaagACTGTACATTATATTAAAACCTACAAAGTAGGTTTTTACTTGCCATGTGTTATTTATTAAGCAGAGCATTTTTGGctactttttaaacaaatatgcTGTCAGATAAATGTTTATGGTCtctttatttcaaatataaacaAGAAACTTACACTAACTTAATAACGAGAGTAATATGgcaataaaaagttgaaattggtAATAAAGAACCGTTCTCTGCAAGATCCCTAGGACATTCTCTTTTGAGAAATCCTGATAAATGAAAAACATGATTCTCACACACACTGCAGAGATCTTTCTTGTTGCCTTTCCCAGAGATTTTATAAATCAAACTATTGGTGTAAAGAAAAAATCTAGATGTATATTTCATACATAAACACATTTGCCTTGAGAAATAAGGACAAAGGTAATTTGAGATGGAACTATAGTTGGCTGGACCAGAGCATGAGGTTTGGTCTTTTAGTAACTACAAGTTTGATTCTAAGCTATGAGTCTAATGAGGCACATTAATACAAAGTtcagtcatgaaactctagatggcacaaAGCAATAGGTTCTAACTCAATCTGATATAATCACATGATTATTCACATGGCACAGCTGATTGGTTTCTTTTGCATCTGCAGCCAATGAGCTAGCTGTGCAACATTCCAAACACTCTGCTAGTGATTGCTGTAGCAGTTGTGGCGTGcatcagaaaccctccaccttccccagctcctcCTGTATAGATCTACTATCTATACAGgaggagctggggaaggtggagggttgaCAGGGTGATTTCATCTATGctatatgtgcagcagcagtatttcttacatgctcacagcaTTATGTCTGTAAATGTATTAACAGTAGCAAGTCTCGGGTACTTGCTCTGCCACAGCAgcagcagtgtagcagatctattccaccaagagCAAACTCATTAACATTGCCATGTGTATTACAGTGCTAAACTGTccaagagttgtcatgacagaattaTTGCTAATTGTGTTAGAATGTGGATCATGTGGCAAATAGATATAGTAATCTCATCTCAAATGAATAACTAGCAATTTTATACATCTCACAATCACTAATCAGTTCATAGTTTGCTCAGTGATTGCTTTCAAATGCTGAGCAATTTCTTTTTGCATATTCATGCACACGTGTAAAGGTCATTGTTGTATTTCTCTTGCTGTGTTGCAGTGATGCTGTTTCAAGAGGTTTGGGGGAAAAGCTTCTGCCGCACTATTGAGAAGCTAGTGGAAGTAGTTCAGGAGTACCCTGGGGAGGTGGAGCACATTTACAGCCCCGCCTGCGTGCCATTGGTCCGCTGCGCTGGTTGCTGTGGAGATGAGAATCTGGAGTGTCACCCTACGCTGACTTCTAACACCACCATGCAAGTAAGGATGTTTCATTTGACAAGGCCAACAATATTTACTGTTTCAAAAGTAGCACAAACAGTTGGGAGTACCAATAGGTATGAATACTATCTCATACTGGACTTTGACTTTGTGTGCTTTTTCACTAAAGTAATACCTACAGTAAGCAGGAGACTTTGTTTTGTCTGTGTCAGGCACACTGTTGCGATGGATATTAATATTATGGCTTTTTCAGTTATTAAAGATCAAGCCAGCGGAACAGGGCCAGGAATATGTGGAGATGACCTTTGTGGAACACAAAGCCTGTGAATGTAGGTAAGGAAAAGATCAATTTTGTTTACGTAACCACATGTATTGTTATTATAGAtattaatattaaacataaaTGTTGAATTTATAATTTGTTAAAAAGTAGGTTTGAAATATGTTTGCAATAATCCCTCCTCTTTTCTTTCTGTCACTCCATGATTTCTCTTACGTTGTGATCCCAAGACTAAGAAAACCTACAACAAAACAAGACAGGTAACAAGTTACTACACTTACGCAGTTACACTTTGGTATACAGACTAATTGGAATTACATTGATTATTTGTTTTGTTGTAGATGGAAACCCAGAAACAGAGGGAGAAAAAGgaaagagaaaaagagagtgAAAGATTGTGACAAGTAAGTGACAAATGCAGTACTCTAATAAGCGTAGATATGCATGAAATACATACTACACTCAGAAATTGAATAATAgtcaaaaatagtaaaaaaaaagagtgaacttattaggggttcaagcctgtagcgctgaaaccctattgtaattgttagaatggccaaggatcagcaatctccacgtaaaactgatcagacagaccaaaccgtaagtcatagagacttaaaacttggagggatggtagtactcacaccgccgacaacatcaccaaggctcgtcctaatcggcctgatgggggcgctacagcgatcaaaagtgcAAAATcattcataactcctaaaccgtcagtcgcaggcttaagtgtcttatgtcgttggaatccttggcctGATGTTGTTGGAATCCTAATGCCGGATAAATGCATGCCTTAGATTTGATTGTGAGCTTTTTTGAAAAACTAGTCATaggtttgaaaggggcaggggcagttttagtaaaatgcctataactcctaaacggaatgagatatcttcactaAACTCTGAACACTTATGTAATGGcttaatctgaggtcacaggacaaaaatcactTGGCCACTTGGTGATGTTATAAGAGagagaaaacataaaaatggtaACCATTTGTCCCATCAACATGAAAATCTGTGTGCACAGTCTGGATCCAAAGTGCCACAAATGTCTATAAGgataatctgtggagggagctgaaggttcgagttgccaaacatcagcctcgacgTTTGACCCcattcgcaaaacatgacttagtacttggtggcaaaacccttttttagcaatcacagaggtcagatgttttttGTAGTTGGACACcgggtttgcacacatctcaggatggtttttgtcccactcctctttgccgATGCTCTTTAAGTCATTAAAAAAATCAAGTCATtctatagaaaatctgtggagggagctgaaggtttaagttgccaaacgtcagcctcgaaaccttcagctccctccacagattttctatagaattaaggtctggagactggctaggccactgcttcttcttgagccactcctttgttgccttggctatgttttggatcattgttgtgctggaatacccatccatgacatttcaatgccctggctgagggaaggaggttctcacccaagatttgacggtacatggccccatccatcatccctttgatgcggtgcagttgtcctgtcc from Garra rufa chromosome 21, GarRuf1.0, whole genome shotgun sequence includes:
- the pgfb gene encoding placenta growth factor, which produces MDYCLDFSTVRLALAFKMGYLTSLLQIIAAVQLSLLPAQSSSSVNVNSTAKVMLFQEVWGKSFCRTIEKLVEVVQEYPGEVEHIYSPACVPLVRCAGCCGDENLECHPTLTSNTTMQLLKIKPAEQGQEYVEMTFVEHKACECRLRKPTTKQDRWKPRNRGRKRKEKKRVKDCDKCQPPRR